The Roseovarius sp. EL26 genome has a window encoding:
- a CDS encoding TauD/TfdA family dioxygenase gives MLVQKITPAIGAEIDGVDLTVPLTAEVTEGLYHALLEHQVIFLRKTEITPTAHMELAASFGEIDEPHPLYPHVEGFERIVKLENDSGAPPDTNSWHTDLTFKAQQPFASILVARVVPEVGGDTMWSSCYAAYDRLSDGMKADLEGLEAVHDMGDFRNSFGTSPQTLNDGMARFGHNIRPLIGVHPVTGRKFLNYNEAFVTHIIGMTTNESNGLRVWLANHMNKPEDQIRWRWQAGDLAMWDNRCTMHYAVADYLPAYRCMNRITVVKDRREGTQMKEVS, from the coding sequence ATGCTTGTGCAGAAGATCACACCGGCCATCGGAGCGGAAATTGACGGGGTGGATTTGACCGTACCTCTGACTGCTGAGGTCACAGAGGGCCTGTATCACGCGCTGTTGGAGCATCAGGTGATCTTTCTTCGCAAGACCGAGATCACCCCCACCGCACATATGGAGCTTGCCGCCAGCTTTGGTGAGATTGATGAGCCGCATCCGCTCTATCCGCATGTTGAGGGGTTTGAGCGTATTGTGAAGTTGGAAAACGACAGCGGCGCACCGCCCGACACAAACAGCTGGCACACCGATCTGACGTTCAAGGCGCAGCAGCCCTTTGCCTCGATTCTTGTGGCGCGGGTGGTGCCCGAGGTGGGGGGCGATACCATGTGGTCCAGCTGCTATGCGGCCTATGACCGCTTGTCTGACGGGATGAAGGCCGATCTGGAGGGGTTAGAGGCTGTGCATGACATGGGGGATTTCCGCAATTCCTTTGGTACCAGCCCGCAGACGCTGAATGATGGAATGGCACGGTTTGGGCACAATATCCGGCCTTTGATTGGAGTGCATCCGGTCACGGGTCGCAAGTTTCTCAATTACAACGAGGCGTTTGTCACCCATATCATTGGGATGACCACTAATGAAAGCAATGGCTTGCGCGTGTGGCTGGCCAATCACATGAACAAGCCTGAGGACCAAATTCGCTGGCGTTGGCAGGCCGGCGATCTGGCGATGTGGGACAACCGTTGCACCATGCATTATGCGGTGGCGGATTACCTGCCGGCGTACCGCTGCATGAACCGGATCACCGTGGTCAAAGACCGCCGCGAAGGCACCCAGATGAAAGAGGTATCATGA
- a CDS encoding response regulator transcription factor: protein MTSAAIRVLIVDDHPMVAEGIQFILENDPQINVIGTLSNGQEVIDQVEVLTPDVILMDLNMPGIGGLSATEIILERRPETRILILSMHDSPEYISSALNHGAVGYVLKDVPTEKIKQAIQAVMAGQQYLCTGAQGSLNPANQPDREQLTNREQTILLQLAQGKSNKDVAQDLDISIRTVETHRKNIKRKLGISSTAGLTRYAMEHGVLQGTGAKF from the coding sequence ATGACATCCGCCGCCATCCGTGTTCTGATCGTCGATGACCACCCGATGGTGGCCGAAGGCATCCAGTTCATCCTCGAAAATGATCCGCAAATTAATGTGATTGGCACCCTGTCAAACGGGCAGGAAGTCATCGATCAGGTCGAGGTGCTGACCCCTGACGTTATCTTGATGGATCTCAACATGCCCGGCATCGGGGGGCTGTCAGCTACCGAAATCATTCTGGAACGCCGCCCCGAAACCCGCATTCTGATCCTCTCAATGCATGACAGCCCTGAATACATCTCGTCAGCCCTCAACCACGGTGCTGTGGGCTACGTGCTCAAGGATGTGCCGACAGAAAAGATCAAACAGGCCATTCAGGCGGTGATGGCCGGACAGCAATATCTATGCACCGGTGCACAAGGGTCTCTGAATCCCGCCAATCAACCCGACCGCGAGCAACTCACCAACCGCGAACAAACCATCTTGCTGCAACTGGCGCAGGGCAAATCCAACAAAGACGTGGCGCAGGACCTCGATATCTCGATCCGCACCGTTGAGACCCACCGCAAAAACATCAAACGCAAACTCGGCATCAGCTCCACCGCCGGTCTCACCCGCTACGCCATGGAACATGGCGTATTGCAGGGTACCGGGGCAAAGTTTTAG
- a CDS encoding thiamine pyrophosphate-binding protein, whose product MKKMTGGQAAVEALKAEGTSHVFGLIGSATMEMFDALYDAEEIKFIGVHDERTGTHMADGFARMSGEAGVILAGQNGPGVTNLVTGLAQAKAAYSPVVSIGGALASGHRYRDAFQEVDQDALFKPVTKKTWTATAADRVPEMFREAFRESMAPRRGPVQLNLPRDVLAAEAEYEPLQTRDQYRPFMAPAGAPEAIARAAALLSAAERPVIIAGGGIKNTGGADQCMMLAEALNCPVVTSPGHGDAVSFGHPLNAGQMGPRGNVVASRLVKEADVILALGTRVGFNATFYTYDNINRDAKIIHVEMEPTAIGRYFPAEIGIMGDAPTVADQLRYEVEKGENRAKANAWTETFKAERAAYLAKRDADAQVDAMPIHPSGLFKTLRDVMPQDAAVTMDAGTLCLQATDALNYWQPRSLFTPLDFGLVGFSFACGLGIKLAAPERPVISLMGDGGFGMTVSELSTAVDHGINTVTIVMNNRCWGAEKAYQRDFFGERYIGADISSPPFDKLAELYGAKGYHAETLDEMAQAIEDALTCGKPAVIDTMVDPAALYSFRRDSFKHRGG is encoded by the coding sequence ATGAAAAAGATGACAGGCGGGCAGGCCGCAGTTGAGGCGCTGAAGGCCGAAGGAACATCTCATGTGTTCGGGTTGATCGGGTCAGCCACAATGGAAATGTTCGACGCGCTTTATGACGCGGAAGAGATCAAATTCATCGGCGTGCATGATGAACGTACGGGTACGCATATGGCGGATGGTTTTGCCCGGATGAGCGGCGAGGCTGGCGTCATTCTGGCGGGGCAAAATGGCCCCGGTGTGACCAATCTTGTGACCGGTCTGGCGCAGGCCAAGGCGGCCTATTCACCAGTGGTCAGTATTGGTGGCGCGCTGGCCTCAGGGCATCGGTATCGTGATGCCTTTCAAGAGGTGGATCAGGACGCACTGTTCAAGCCTGTTACCAAGAAAACATGGACAGCAACAGCAGCAGACCGCGTGCCTGAGATGTTTCGCGAAGCGTTCCGCGAGTCTATGGCGCCGCGGCGTGGTCCGGTGCAATTGAACCTGCCACGTGATGTTCTGGCAGCAGAGGCCGAGTACGAGCCGCTGCAAACGCGCGATCAGTACCGGCCCTTCATGGCCCCGGCGGGCGCGCCCGAAGCTATCGCCCGTGCAGCGGCTTTGCTGAGTGCAGCAGAGCGCCCGGTGATTATTGCCGGGGGCGGGATCAAAAACACGGGTGGCGCGGATCAGTGCATGATGCTGGCCGAGGCGCTCAATTGCCCGGTTGTGACCTCTCCGGGGCATGGCGATGCTGTATCGTTTGGTCATCCGCTTAATGCGGGGCAGATGGGGCCACGTGGTAACGTGGTCGCCTCGCGGTTGGTGAAAGAGGCGGATGTTATTCTGGCGCTGGGCACGCGTGTAGGGTTCAACGCGACCTTCTATACCTATGACAATATCAATCGAGACGCCAAGATCATCCATGTCGAGATGGAACCAACGGCAATTGGACGTTACTTCCCGGCGGAAATAGGGATCATGGGCGATGCGCCAACAGTGGCGGATCAGTTGCGTTATGAAGTTGAAAAGGGTGAAAACCGTGCGAAAGCAAACGCCTGGACTGAGACGTTCAAGGCGGAACGCGCAGCATATTTGGCCAAACGCGACGCAGATGCGCAGGTGGACGCGATGCCGATTCACCCCTCGGGCCTGTTCAAAACGCTGCGCGATGTCATGCCGCAAGATGCGGCGGTGACGATGGATGCGGGCACGTTGTGTTTGCAAGCCACCGATGCGTTGAATTACTGGCAGCCGCGCAGTCTATTCACACCGCTTGATTTTGGATTGGTCGGCTTCTCATTCGCTTGTGGGTTGGGAATTAAGCTGGCGGCACCGGAACGGCCGGTGATTTCATTGATGGGGGATGGTGGGTTTGGCATGACAGTATCAGAGCTGTCGACAGCTGTGGATCATGGCATTAACACAGTAACCATTGTGATGAACAACCGTTGCTGGGGGGCTGAAAAAGCCTATCAACGTGACTTCTTTGGCGAACGCTACATTGGTGCGGATATCTCTAGCCCACCGTTTGACAAGTTGGCCGAACTGTACGGTGCCAAAGGCTATCACGCTGAAACGCTGGATGAGATGGCACAGGCGATTGAAGACGCGCTGACCTGTGGCAAACCTGCGGTGATTGACACCATGGTTGATCCAGCTGCACTCTATTCTTTCCGAAGGGACAGTTTCAAACACAGAGGGGGCTAA
- a CDS encoding MATE family efflux transporter, with protein sequence MQRGASGHLVSEATCHLFHRSAPSGAIDPIIGQNFGASSMDRLRKSYIDGLKFLTAYACLATLLLCLLRVPLADMFYA encoded by the coding sequence GTGCAGAGAGGCGCGTCCGGTCATCTGGTCAGCGAGGCTACTTGTCACCTTTTCCACCGTTCTGCACCGTCCGGCGCCATTGACCCAATCATAGGGCAAAACTTCGGGGCATCCAGCATGGACCGGTTGCGCAAGAGCTACATTGACGGACTAAAGTTCCTGACCGCCTATGCCTGCCTTGCGACACTGCTGCTCTGTCTTCTGCGTGTGCCATTGGCGGATATGTTCTATGCATAG
- a CDS encoding short chain dehydrogenase translates to MKILIVGATGLIGGKVADSLSENHDVIRAGYSDGGVKVDLGSKASIEAMFKTVGKVDAVISTAGLAGFAPFNDLDDAAYELALGNKLMGQVNLVRVGQSYVNDGGSFALTAGILSREPMPGSVVISLANGALESFAKATALELDRGLRVNTISPVFVKETMEKMSMDPSSGLSAADTAKAYVAAVEGNMNGETLDAPDYV, encoded by the coding sequence ATGAAAATCCTTATCGTAGGGGCCACTGGCTTGATCGGAGGCAAAGTTGCAGACAGCCTTTCAGAAAATCACGACGTGATCAGGGCCGGATACAGCGATGGCGGTGTCAAAGTTGACCTTGGTTCCAAAGCCTCCATCGAGGCGATGTTCAAAACGGTCGGCAAGGTTGACGCCGTCATAAGCACTGCTGGACTGGCTGGGTTCGCCCCCTTCAATGACCTGGACGATGCGGCATATGAGCTGGCTCTGGGCAATAAGTTGATGGGGCAAGTCAATCTGGTTCGCGTCGGTCAGAGCTATGTCAACGATGGTGGTTCATTTGCACTGACAGCGGGCATCCTATCTCGTGAACCTATGCCTGGCTCGGTTGTGATCAGCCTGGCAAACGGGGCGCTTGAAAGCTTTGCGAAGGCAACCGCACTTGAGCTTGACCGCGGTTTGCGGGTGAATACGATCAGCCCTGTCTTCGTCAAAGAAACAATGGAAAAGATGAGCATGGATCCAAGTTCCGGCCTGTCCGCCGCCGATACCGCCAAAGCTTATGTCGCAGCAGTGGAAGGTAACATGAATGGCGAAACTCTGGATGCGCCGGACTACGTGTAG
- a CDS encoding TRAP transporter substrate-binding protein encodes MDRRSFLTKTALGGTAAAASTLAAPAYAQGKRTLTMVTSWGRGLAGVFDAAQKCADNINAITDGSLTVEIKAAGELVGAFEVFDAVTSGQADMYHAADYYFVNQHPGFAFFTGVPFGMTATELNNWYYHGNGQAMHDKLGEIFGLKSFLGGNTGTQAGGWFLNEIKGPEDFNGLAFRMPGLGGKALGHMGASVQNIPGAEVYTSLANGSIQGTEWIGPWADEKAGFQEITKFYYTAGFHEPAAGLSLATNLEVFESLTPAQQSAIEVSAGQANVWNLSQFLMNNGAALERLRAGGVNVLEFPDSVWDAMGAASQKVYDEFMGDELFKEIYDDYVTSMKASSGWLTNSVGAYRAQRDRVLG; translated from the coding sequence ATGGATCGTCGTTCTTTTTTGACAAAAACAGCATTGGGTGGCACGGCAGCGGCTGCATCAACACTGGCCGCACCGGCTTATGCGCAGGGTAAGCGCACGTTGACAATGGTCACCAGCTGGGGCCGTGGCCTTGCTGGCGTGTTTGATGCGGCGCAAAAATGTGCTGACAACATTAACGCCATCACCGATGGCTCGCTGACCGTTGAAATCAAAGCCGCAGGCGAGTTGGTTGGCGCGTTTGAAGTGTTTGACGCTGTGACCTCGGGTCAGGCGGATATGTATCACGCAGCTGACTATTATTTCGTGAACCAGCATCCGGGCTTTGCCTTCTTTACTGGCGTGCCATTTGGCATGACCGCGACCGAACTGAACAACTGGTATTACCACGGCAATGGTCAGGCCATGCATGACAAGCTGGGTGAAATCTTTGGTTTGAAATCCTTCCTTGGTGGCAACACTGGTACACAGGCCGGTGGCTGGTTCTTGAATGAAATCAAAGGTCCAGAAGATTTCAACGGTCTGGCGTTCCGTATGCCGGGTCTGGGTGGTAAGGCCCTTGGCCACATGGGCGCATCTGTTCAGAACATTCCGGGCGCAGAAGTGTATACCTCACTGGCGAACGGATCCATTCAGGGCACCGAATGGATCGGTCCTTGGGCGGATGAAAAGGCTGGCTTCCAGGAAATCACCAAGTTCTACTACACTGCCGGTTTCCACGAGCCAGCAGCCGGTCTGTCTTTGGCGACCAATCTGGAAGTCTTTGAGAGCCTGACACCTGCACAGCAATCGGCGATCGAGGTTTCCGCAGGTCAGGCCAATGTCTGGAACCTGAGCCAATTCCTGATGAACAACGGTGCCGCTCTTGAGCGCCTGCGCGCTGGTGGCGTGAATGTTCTGGAATTCCCTGACAGCGTTTGGGATGCGATGGGTGCAGCGTCACAGAAAGTCTATGACGAATTCATGGGCGACGAGTTGTTCAAGGAAATCTATGATGACTATGTCACTTCGATGAAAGCTTCGTCAGGCTGGTTGACCAACTCTGTTGGTGCATACCGCGCACAGCGTGACCGGGTTCTGGGTTAA
- a CDS encoding carboxymuconolactone decarboxylase family protein — protein sequence MTENSYPATEAQRQTEDWNPMWDKLAEMDPEYLEAFLAFRAVPQKQGPLPQKTKELIFIAINAATTHLWAPGVRRHMQNALREGATQEEIMEVLQLTSIMGIHSIALGMPILNEELEKMDG from the coding sequence ATGACTGAAAACAGCTATCCCGCGACCGAGGCGCAACGCCAGACTGAGGACTGGAACCCGATGTGGGACAAGCTGGCCGAGATGGACCCGGAGTATCTGGAGGCGTTTTTGGCCTTTCGTGCCGTGCCACAAAAGCAAGGGCCTCTGCCGCAAAAAACCAAAGAACTGATCTTTATCGCCATCAATGCCGCCACCACGCATCTGTGGGCCCCCGGCGTGCGCCGCCATATGCAAAACGCCCTGCGCGAAGGAGCCACGCAGGAAGAAATCATGGAGGTGCTGCAGCTGACATCAATCATGGGGATCCATTCGATAGCGCTGGGAATGCCGATTTTGAATGAAGAGCTGGAGAAGATGGACGGGTAG
- a CDS encoding LysR family transcriptional regulator yields MNAQTLDWSDIPYVLAVCEAGSLSGAARQLGVNHSTVFRRIEGVETRLGVTLFERLSHGYIMTAAGEHFFRNALQLRDGMNIIQRELGGQDLRLAGALTVTTTDSLLHCLAPVFSAFQNEYPDIELRLLSGTRLLDLMQRDADIALRPTNKPPEHWIGRNLSPLAYAVYAQKAYLEALQDQPVTEQRWIRLNDNLNQSPMSQITLEHKPDGAGVTLCDSLMGVFDLVRFGLGFGALPCYLGETCHDLVRVHDPDERFNSDLWMLAHPDIRRSARVHAFFEFATKNIRSAGFRLH; encoded by the coding sequence ATGAATGCACAGACACTGGATTGGAGTGATATCCCCTATGTGCTTGCCGTCTGCGAAGCCGGCAGCCTGTCCGGTGCTGCACGTCAATTGGGGGTCAACCATTCGACGGTGTTTCGCAGGATCGAAGGGGTGGAAACTCGGTTAGGCGTTACCCTGTTCGAACGGTTAAGCCACGGCTACATCATGACCGCCGCGGGCGAGCACTTCTTTCGAAATGCGCTTCAATTGCGCGACGGCATGAATATCATCCAACGGGAACTGGGTGGCCAGGACCTGCGATTGGCCGGTGCGTTGACAGTGACGACAACAGATTCACTGCTCCACTGTCTGGCGCCAGTGTTTTCGGCATTCCAAAATGAATATCCTGACATTGAGTTGCGGCTTCTGTCGGGTACACGTCTGCTTGATTTGATGCAGCGGGACGCGGATATAGCCCTACGCCCCACGAACAAACCGCCGGAACACTGGATTGGACGGAACCTGTCACCGCTCGCCTATGCGGTTTACGCACAAAAAGCCTATCTGGAGGCTTTGCAGGATCAGCCCGTAACCGAGCAGCGGTGGATTCGCCTGAACGACAACCTCAACCAATCCCCGATGAGCCAGATAACGCTCGAACACAAGCCGGACGGCGCAGGTGTGACATTGTGCGATTCATTGATGGGGGTCTTTGATCTAGTGCGCTTTGGTCTCGGGTTTGGGGCATTGCCGTGCTATCTGGGCGAGACTTGCCATGATCTGGTGCGTGTGCATGACCCTGATGAGCGGTTTAACTCAGATCTATGGATGCTCGCACATCCCGATATTCGCCGAAGTGCTCGTGTCCACGCATTCTTTGAGTTTGCAACCAAGAACATTCGGAGCGCCGGATTTCGGCTCCACTAA
- a CDS encoding cache domain-containing protein — protein MRLLSDRPWLNYGQKLFLIATLPFLLAAVVISVLVTLQSRQLAEREISALEQQLIAAKRAELKNYLSIARTSFINIYGRAAPDDDQAMLEVSQILSATLYGQDGYFFVYDYDGTNLVSPRQTDLIGSNWMDLKDANHIPITQELIRIARSGGGYHSYEWTKPSTGKNARMVSYVIGLQDWRWAVGTGVFIDDVVATVNAARAGVEARVRRTFLYIGGITLAALALVFTSGLFINIRERRLADAKLKKLTQRVFDAQEEERGRVARELHDGISQILVGVRYTLEAAKRRFANEDPAAGDMLDRGLDHLGGAIQEVRRISRDLRPGVLDDLGLGPALKALTDDFGKRTGIETEFETVVFRNRLDDEAKIALYRVAQEAMTNVERHSGATCVSIDVRGHSHGATLKIHDNGCGINDDAPSTPSSGLGLRNMQERLEQLNGTLIIRSDPNGTKIEATVPLSHMLPPEKSSAEQKRTAA, from the coding sequence ATGCGTTTGCTCTCCGATCGCCCTTGGCTGAACTACGGCCAAAAGCTGTTTCTAATCGCCACACTGCCGTTCTTGCTGGCGGCGGTGGTGATTTCTGTGCTGGTCACATTGCAATCGCGCCAATTGGCTGAGCGGGAGATCAGCGCACTCGAACAACAACTGATTGCCGCCAAACGGGCTGAACTTAAAAACTACCTCTCCATCGCCCGCACCTCTTTCATCAATATCTACGGTCGCGCCGCGCCGGATGATGATCAGGCCATGCTGGAGGTCAGTCAAATCCTGTCGGCCACGCTTTACGGCCAAGACGGCTACTTTTTTGTCTATGACTATGATGGCACCAACCTTGTCAGCCCACGCCAAACTGACCTGATTGGCAGCAACTGGATGGATCTGAAAGACGCCAATCATATCCCGATCACGCAAGAACTGATCCGCATTGCCCGTTCAGGCGGCGGATACCACAGCTATGAATGGACCAAGCCAAGCACTGGGAAAAATGCCCGCATGGTCAGCTATGTCATCGGCCTGCAGGATTGGCGCTGGGCCGTGGGCACTGGCGTATTCATCGATGATGTTGTGGCCACCGTGAACGCCGCCCGCGCCGGAGTTGAGGCCCGTGTGCGCCGTACCTTCCTCTATATAGGCGGCATCACCTTGGCCGCCTTGGCGCTGGTTTTCACTTCGGGGCTATTCATCAACATCCGCGAACGCCGCCTTGCTGATGCCAAGCTCAAAAAGCTGACTCAACGGGTTTTTGATGCGCAAGAGGAAGAACGCGGTCGCGTCGCCCGCGAACTGCACGATGGCATCAGTCAAATCCTTGTCGGCGTGCGTTACACGCTCGAGGCCGCCAAACGCCGCTTTGCCAACGAGGACCCCGCCGCTGGCGATATGCTGGATCGCGGCCTTGATCACCTTGGGGGTGCCATCCAAGAGGTCCGCCGCATCAGCCGCGACTTGCGCCCCGGCGTGCTTGATGATCTTGGTCTAGGCCCCGCCCTCAAGGCGCTAACGGATGATTTTGGCAAGCGCACCGGGATCGAGACTGAGTTCGAAACCGTTGTCTTTCGTAACCGTCTGGATGACGAGGCCAAGATAGCCCTCTACCGTGTTGCCCAAGAGGCGATGACCAATGTGGAACGCCATTCTGGTGCCACCTGCGTCTCCATCGATGTGCGCGGTCACAGCCATGGTGCCACGCTCAAAATCCACGATAATGGATGCGGCATTAATGATGATGCGCCCTCCACCCCCTCCAGCGGGCTTGGCCTGCGCAATATGCAGGAACGATTAGAGCAATTGAATGGAACGCTGATCATCCGCTCAGACCCCAATGGTACAAAGATTGAAGCCACTGTCCCCCTGAGCCATATGTTACCCCCAGAGAAAAGCAGCGCAGAGCAAAAGAGGACCGCCGCATGA
- a CDS encoding luciferase family protein, whose amino-acid sequence MSNILNLPKRVGAKPDTSHGIPHSQLNQHGPDETIDQLRDWAFGLPDIENHHSQISVPGARAMVLCDGTSCNAEAFMIGREFAHIHPYPDNGSMHLKLEHDDALAVIESGFGEHHTLVLSGHRPVGLVMVFSPRDAQEQEIVKTIITRSYDYATGKDIAAHSPN is encoded by the coding sequence ATGAGCAATATTCTGAACCTTCCCAAACGGGTGGGGGCCAAACCGGACACCTCGCACGGTATTCCACATTCACAGCTGAATCAGCATGGTCCTGATGAGACCATCGACCAATTGCGTGATTGGGCCTTTGGCTTGCCCGATATAGAAAATCATCACAGCCAAATCTCTGTGCCCGGCGCGCGCGCCATGGTGCTGTGTGACGGCACATCGTGCAACGCCGAAGCTTTTATGATTGGCCGGGAATTTGCACATATTCACCCGTATCCCGACAACGGAAGTATGCACCTGAAACTGGAGCATGATGATGCGCTTGCCGTTATTGAAAGCGGATTTGGCGAACATCACACGCTGGTTCTGAGCGGTCATCGGCCTGTCGGGCTGGTGATGGTGTTCTCACCTCGTGACGCGCAAGAGCAGGAGATCGTCAAAACCATCATTACCCGATCTTACGACTATGCCACCGGCAAAGACATTGCGGCGCATTCGCCGAACTAA
- a CDS encoding ABC transporter substrate-binding protein, whose product MAFTNVYNNSVIADADAPRDAMDYLDPALKGKLILVYPHTDDAVLYQFWNLKEKYGWEYLEKLVAMEPTWVRGTSMPYVAIDNGWYGASFTTSWAFVPWEGSDTRLVLPEEDFFLTWFQAAAIPTDAKNKAAAKLYLNWMLSENFQGKWLQFPARMDIEAPGGYKSHLHYNTSPADFHRFMLKRDLVERFRLQIEQLVGPATGPAPLEMDYSVKP is encoded by the coding sequence GTGGCCTTCACCAATGTCTACAACAACAGCGTCATTGCAGATGCGGACGCCCCGCGCGATGCGATGGATTATCTTGACCCGGCACTAAAGGGCAAACTGATCCTAGTTTACCCACACACGGATGATGCCGTACTGTACCAGTTCTGGAACCTGAAGGAAAAATACGGTTGGGAGTATCTTGAGAAACTCGTCGCAATGGAACCGACCTGGGTCCGCGGCACATCTATGCCTTACGTCGCCATCGACAATGGATGGTATGGCGCAAGCTTTACAACATCCTGGGCGTTTGTTCCGTGGGAAGGCAGTGATACGCGTCTTGTATTGCCCGAAGAAGACTTCTTTCTGACCTGGTTCCAGGCCGCAGCTATTCCAACCGATGCAAAAAACAAAGCAGCGGCTAAACTCTATCTGAACTGGATGCTGTCTGAAAACTTCCAAGGGAAATGGCTGCAATTCCCGGCACGCATGGATATTGAAGCACCCGGTGGATACAAGTCCCATCTGCACTACAACACCTCTCCTGCTGACTTCCATCGCTTTATGCTGAAACGTGATCTGGTCGAACGCTTCCGCCTGCAAATCGAGCAATTGGTTGGCCCTGCGACTGGTCCTGCACCTCTCGAAATGGATTACAGCGTTAAACCATAA
- a CDS encoding alpha/beta fold hydrolase, producing MHISSSGTAYELTGPEGAPVVALIHGLGMDRHSTWGAIAPVLAEKYRVLSYDLCGHGATAIPTDKPSLTVLSEQLISLMDELGIEQAALVGFSLGGMINRRCAMDHPSRVSVLGILNSPHERGEEQQRLVEERARDTSAGGPGATIDATLQRWFTEGFRRKHPEQVTAVRDVVMANHHENYALHRQVLAEGVVELIRPEPPITHPTLVVTCEFDSGSTPAMSWAIAREIGEADVVIIPDLQHLGLIEQPELFAAPVMEFLSRLDG from the coding sequence ATGCACATCAGTTCGAGCGGAACGGCATATGAACTGACCGGACCAGAAGGGGCGCCCGTTGTGGCGCTCATTCATGGTTTGGGGATGGATCGGCATAGTACCTGGGGCGCGATTGCCCCGGTGCTGGCTGAAAAATACCGCGTGTTGAGCTATGATCTATGTGGGCATGGGGCAACTGCCATACCGACCGATAAGCCCAGCCTGACGGTGTTGAGTGAGCAGCTGATCAGCCTGATGGATGAATTGGGTATTGAGCAGGCGGCTCTGGTTGGGTTCTCGCTGGGCGGGATGATCAACCGGCGTTGTGCGATGGATCACCCAAGCCGGGTTTCGGTGCTTGGCATTCTGAATTCACCGCATGAGCGTGGTGAAGAACAGCAAAGACTGGTCGAAGAGCGCGCGCGCGATACGAGTGCAGGCGGGCCGGGGGCCACTATTGATGCCACGTTGCAGCGCTGGTTTACTGAAGGTTTCCGAAGGAAACACCCCGAACAGGTGACCGCTGTACGGGATGTGGTGATGGCAAACCATCATGAGAACTATGCCCTTCACAGACAGGTTTTGGCTGAAGGTGTGGTTGAGCTGATCCGGCCAGAGCCACCTATTACACATCCAACATTGGTGGTGACCTGTGAATTTGACAGCGGATCGACCCCGGCGATGAGCTGGGCGATTGCGCGTGAAATTGGCGAGGCCGACGTGGTGATCATACCGGATTTGCAGCACTTGGGCCTAATTGAGCAACCCGAGCTGTTTGCGGCTCCGGTGATGGAGTTTTTGAGCCGCTTAGACGGCTAA
- a CDS encoding amino acid synthesis family protein, which translates to MTVEIRRTLVTVQTTYKEGWKEVTEPTKMVAAMAIIKNPWFGRGHVEDLSPEIREHGPVLGKLLTDMILKETGGTVEGYGKASVVGMGGEQEHGQGLTHTLWFGNQYRDAVQAKSYLVFSNTRGAAGTSLVIPCMDKDDGGRRSHYQTIHTCVPDAPADDEIIIALGATLGGHPNHRIGNRYKDLEEMGHDVDNPAGV; encoded by the coding sequence ATGACGGTAGAAATCCGCCGCACGCTGGTCACGGTGCAGACCACGTATAAAGAAGGCTGGAAAGAGGTGACTGAGCCAACCAAGATGGTTGCGGCTATGGCGATCATCAAGAACCCTTGGTTTGGTCGCGGCCATGTTGAGGACCTGAGCCCTGAAATTCGCGAACATGGTCCAGTGCTGGGCAAGCTGCTGACTGACATGATCCTGAAAGAAACCGGCGGCACGGTCGAAGGTTATGGCAAGGCTTCGGTTGTCGGAATGGGCGGCGAGCAGGAGCACGGTCAGGGGCTGACGCATACGCTGTGGTTCGGCAACCAGTACCGGGATGCGGTGCAGGCGAAAAGCTATCTGGTGTTTTCCAACACCCGTGGTGCAGCGGGCACATCGCTGGTGATCCCCTGCATGGATAAGGACGATGGCGGGCGCCGCTCGCACTACCAAACGATCCATACGTGCGTGCCTGATGCACCGGCTGATGATGAGATTATCATCGCACTGGGCGCGACGCTGGGTGGCCATCCGAACCACCGGATCGGGAACCGTTATAAGGACCTCGAAGAGATGGGACATGATGTCGATAATCCGGCGGGGGTGTAA